The proteins below are encoded in one region of Mycobacterium pseudokansasii:
- a CDS encoding YdeI/OmpD-associated family protein yields the protein MNRAQVPGGVVHRLPADLRDALIANATALAAWNDITPLARNEFICWVEDAKQPTTRERRIRRTQEELEEGKRRPCCWPGCRHRERTGG from the coding sequence GTGAATCGTGCCCAAGTGCCCGGCGGCGTGGTGCATCGGCTGCCCGCCGACCTGCGTGACGCGTTGATCGCCAACGCAACGGCGCTGGCTGCCTGGAACGACATCACGCCGTTGGCGCGCAACGAGTTCATCTGTTGGGTCGAGGACGCCAAGCAACCGACGACCCGAGAGCGGCGCATCCGCCGGACCCAGGAGGAGCTGGAAGAAGGCAAGCGCCGTCCCTGCTGCTGGCCGGGGTGCCGGCATCGCGAACGTACTGGCGGGTAA